The Candidatus Binatia bacterium genomic sequence CGTAGATCTCCCGCTCGAGCCAATTGGCCGCCTTCCAGATACCTTCCACCGTCGGCACCACCGGGTTGTCGCGCGGCACGTCCACTTTGAGCACGATCTGGTGCCGGTGCGTATAGGAATAGAGATGATACACGACCTCGATCTGCCCCTTGGCTTTGTAGTCAACGCCAGACTGGTTGGAGAGACAGTCGAAGTGCAGATCCGGTTCGTCGTGCAGCAAGCGGCAGACATCGACGATCACCGCCGCTTCGACGGACAGAGAAGGGTTCTTCGCCTTCAGATCACAATCGCCGACACCCGCCTCAAAGCGCGCTTTGAGGCGCTCATGAATTGCTGCCGCATCCATGTTGGAAGACGACTACGCCGCCGCGACCCCACTGACCGGTTCCTTACGGACCAGCCATTTCTCCTTCATCATCTTCTCTTGCAGCTTGAGGATGCCTTCGGTCAGTGCCTCCGGGCGTGGCGGGCAGCCGGGGACGTACACGTCCACCGGGATGACCTTGTCCACGCCGTCACAGACCGAGTACGCCAGCTGGAAGAGCCCACCGCAGTTGG encodes the following:
- a CDS encoding NADH-quinone oxidoreductase subunit C, coding for MDAAAIHERLKARFEAGVGDCDLKAKNPSLSVEAAVIVDVCRLLHDEPDLHFDCLSNQSGVDYKAKGQIEVVYHLYSYTHRHQIVLKVDVPRDNPVVPTVEGIWKAANWLEREIYDLLGVTFEGHPDLRRILMPEDWIGHPLRKDFVEPEEYHGISTHRESQLR